CCGCAGGTTGCAGCGGTCGGTAACGGATATCCGTAAATAATCATGCACACGTTCAAATCGGTCAGTCAAAACTGGCATAGCCGGCACTCCTTTCTGTACTCTCCTACTAGCATAACATTTTTCAATCGATTATGGTATGCTGTATAGATCGACACTTCTATGATATGAGAGGTTTTCTGCCATGGATATTAAGTGGAACATTCAACTTTTTGCAGGACTTTCCGAGCGCTTCGGACAACCAACAATTACTTTAAATTTGAGACAGGAGCAGCTCACTGTAATTGACCTTAAGCTGGCTCTCATTGAACGATATCCCGCACATGAAACGCTCATCCAAGTCTCGTTTGTGGCCTGTAACCAGTCATACGCTGCAGACGGGGATACCATAAATGCAAGCGACGAGCTCGCTCTGCTGCCCCCGGTTTCGGGCGGGGAAGATTCCCCGGGCGGCATTCATCAAAGCGCAGGCAGCGCTCGCTATCTCATAACCGCGGAACCGTTATCGGTAGAAGCGGTGACCGCCGAAGTTATCGTTCCCGGCCACGGAGCCGCGCTGACATTCACCGGCACTACCAGAGAGTGGACGCAGGGGCTGAGAACAGTTCGCCTTGAATATGAAGCGTACGTGCCGATGGCGCTTAAGACGCTGCATCAGATCGGTGAAGAGATAGCTGAGCGCTGGTCAGGCGCGCAATGCGCGATCGCTCATCGGATCGGCGTTGTCGGTATTGCCGAAATCAGCGTTGTCATTGCCGTTTCAGCTCCGCATCGGGACACTTGCTACGAGGCAAGCCGCTATGCGATTGAACGGCTGAAACAAATTGTACCCATATGGAAGCGGGAAATATGGGAAGACGGATCGGAATGGAAAGGCCATCAGCAAGGACCGTGGAATCCGGCAGCACCGCTGCATCCATAATAAGGAGGCCCCCTATGACCTTTGAAAACAATAACCAGGAGGCAGCTGCGGCGGAACGCTACTCGCGTCAAATCCGCTTTGCGCCGATCGGACCTGAAGGACAACGCGGCATCGGTGCAAGCCGTGTCGCAGTGGTAGGCATGGGAGCGCTGGGTTCGGTAGCCGCTCAACATCTGGTTCGCTCAGGTGTCGGCAGCGTACGGCTCATTGACCGTGACGTACTGGAATGGAGCAATCTCCAGCGCCAAATGCTGTATACGGAAGAGGATGTCGCCGCTTTACTACCCAAAGCCGCCGCAGCCGCCAGTCGGCTTGGCAGCATAAACAGCGCGGTCAAGATTGAACCGGTTATAGCCGACCTTTCAAATAACAATGCAGAGCAGCTTCTTGGAGGGGTCGATCTCATCATCGACGGCTCCGATAATTTTTCCGTCCGTTACTTGATTAACGATGTTAGTCTCAAATTGAATATTCCGTGGATTTATGGCGGCGTAATCGGCGCTTCCGGAATGACCATGTCTTTTATCCCGGGCAAAACGCCGTGCTTCCGCTGTCTGTTCCCGGAAGCACCGGCAGCCGGCTCGGTGGATACTTGCGAAACGGCCGGCGTCATTTCCCCAGCTGTCGACATAATCGCCTCTCTGCAGGCGGGAGAAGCGATTAAGATGCTGAGCGGCAATGCGGATGTAATGCACGGCACTCTGCTGCAAATCGATTTGTGGCATAATCGGTGGATGCCGCTTAATGTATCGCAATCCAAGCGTGCCGATTGTCCGGCATGCGCAGAGCAACGGTTTGAACATCTGGAGGAAGGCTCCATTGAACCTGCGGCCGCTTCCTTATGCGGCCGCAATACGATCCAGATCACACCCGGAAGGACAACCGCCATCCTGCTTGAGGAGCTGGCCGTGCGGCTTTCCCGCATCGGAAAAGTTGAGCGCAACCCCTTTCTCATCCGTTTTCAGCGGGACAAGGATATAACTGCCGTCCTCTTTAAGGATGGGCGCGCACTTATTCAGGGAACTAACGATCCGGTAACCGCGAAACGGGTTTACAATGAAATATTCGGAATGTGACTTCCAGCCTGTCCACAGGATGACATAATTTAACTAAGGAAAATAATCCTTACCATCCAATTAAAAATATGTTAACCTGGTATTATATGCCTATATCTTAATACCCAGCAGCAACTGTCAGCTTGTTCCATAATACTGCTATTGCCGGTTCCGATTTATTGCTACCTAGGTCATATTTTTTGTAGCAGCATACTGTTGCAAGAGGTGAATCATGAGAGTACATGTGACAGAGCTTCAAAACGGCGACCGGTTAAGCAATGATACCTTTAACTTATACGGGTTGCACGTGCTTTCCAAGGGCACCGAACTTTTTGGTGTTGAGATCTCAAAATTATTCCAGCATCAAATAGAGTATGTGGACATTAATACGAGAAGTGAAGAATTGCCTTTCGATAGTACATTAGCATCCGGAATAAATCCGAAATGGTTGCCCACACTCGAGCCAACCTATAAAAATGCGGTAAGCGGTTGCGAGCAGCTATTTACAGATGCGCTTAAGAGTGGAAAAATTTATGAAGAAGACCTCGTTGAAACATTCCAGCCCCTCGTCGATAATTTCAAGCTGGAGCGCGATGTCGTTTCAATGCTTCTTCTGCTCAATACGAAAGACGATTACACGTACCAGCATTCCGTTCAAGTCGGTATGTTATCTTATTATCTCGCGGGATGGCTCGGTTTTGATCAGCAGCAATCCGTAAAGGCGGGACAAGCCGGTTTTCTTCATGACATTGGTAAATGCAAGATCAAAAGTGAGGTATTGAACAAACCGGATCGTTTGACTAGTGAAGAGTTTGAAATTATTAAACAGCATACCGTATATGGCCACCAGATCATAATGGAGTCATTCGGGGAGACCACACCTGCTATCGTTGCCCTTCAACATCATGAACGGATAGATGGAACCGGTTACCCGAACCGTATTACCGGTGAACAAATGCATCCCGTTTCAAAAATCGTCGCCGTTTCAGACGTATATAGCGCCATGATCTCCTCCCGTGTATACCAGGAGAAACGCGATCTTTTAATCGTCTTGAAGGAACTGTATCGTATGAGCTTTGCCGAATTGGATCCGGCAACTACACACACTTTCATTAAACATATGATTCCAAACTTTATCGGCAAGCGGGTCGAACTGACAAGCGGCGAATCCGGCACCATTGTGATGACTCACCCTTCGGAATTCTTCCGCCCGCTTGTCCAGATCGATCAGAGCTTTATCGATTTGAGCGTGGACCGATCGCTGGAAGTTAAACAAGTATTTATGTAAAAAACTCCGGAACCAGCCTTCATACAAAGGCGGTCCCGGAGTTTTTTGTTTGGTTAATTAACCGATAGAGCCTTCCATTTCGAACTTGATCAGGCGGTTCATCTCTACCGCGTATTCCATCGGAAGCTCTTTCGTAAACGGCTCGATAAAGCCCATAACGATCATTTGCGTTGCCTCAGCTTCGGTAAGTCCCCGGCTCATCAGGTAGAAAAGCTGATCCTCGGATACTTTAGAGACTGTCGCTTCATGCTCCAGTGTAATGTTATCGTTCATAATCTCATTATACGGAATTGTGTCGGAAGTCGATTGGTTGTCGAGAATGAGCGTATCGCATTTGATATTCGCTTTGGAGCCTTCGGAATTCCGGCCGAAGGATGCCAAACCGCGGTACGTCACCTTACCTCCGTGCTTACTGATCGATTTCGATACGATTGTCGATGTTGTATCCGGAGCAAGGTGAATCATCTTTGCCCCTGCGTCTTGATGCTGCCCTTTGCCGGCAACGGCGATCGACAATACCATTCCCTTGGCTCCGCGGCCTTTCAACACGACAGCAGGATATTTCATCGTCAGTTTGGAACCGATATTACCGTCGACCCATTCCATCGTCGCGTTTTCTTCCGCAACGGCACGTTTGGTTACGAGGTTATAAATATTCGGCGCCCAGTTCTGGATCGTTGTGTAACGCGCACGGGCGTTCTTCTTCACGATAATCTCAACTACAGCACTGTGAAGCGAGTTCGTGCTGTAAATCGGAGCCGTACAGCCTTCCACGTAATGTACGAAGCTGTCTTCGTCGGCAATGATGAGCGTACGTTCGAATTGTCCCATGTTCTCGGAGTTGATGCGGAAGTAGGCTTGAAGCGGTACTTCGCATTTAACGCCTTTAGGCACGTAGATAAAGCTGCCGCCCGACCATACCGCACTGTTCAAGGCTGCAAATTTATTGTCATTCGGCGGAATAATCGTACCGAAATATTCACGGAAAATCTCGGGATATTCTCTCAGCGCGGTATCTGTATCCGTGAAAATAACGCCCTGCTTTTCGAGATCCTCCTGCATGCTGTGGTATACAACCTCGGATTCGTACTGCGCGGACACGCCGGCAAGGAACTTTTGCTCCGCTTCAGGTATACCGAGCTTATCGAACGTTTCTTTAATTTCGCTCGGAACTTCCTCCCAAGTCTTCCCTTGCTTTTCAGAAGGTTTCACGTAGTACTGGATATCGTTGAAATCCAAATCGTCCATGTTGCCGCCCCAACGCGGCATTTCCATCTTACGGAACTGTTCAAGCGATTTTAAACGGAAGTCCAGCATCCAAGAGGGCTCGTTCTTCATTTCCGAAATCGTACGGACGATCTCCGGCGTCAGTCCTTTGCCGGATTGGAAAATCGATTTATGCTCGTCGCGAAACCCATATTTATAATCTTCTAAATCGGGCATTTGCTTAGCCATGTGAAAGGCCTCCCATTCATGCGCGTTATCCGCGCTTATTGTTGTTTCTGGTTCTCAATGCCTTTACGCAGCGCGTTCCAGGAAAGAGTTGCACATTTAATGCGCGCCGGAAACTTGCTTACGCCTGATAATGCCTCAATATCTTCAAGCTCTTCGAACTCAGCGGTTTCGCCCTTGATGAACCCGGAGAACTTCTCGGCGAGCGCAAGCGCTTGATCGATCGTCTTCCCCTTTACCGCTTCAGTCATCATCGAAGCCGAGGACATGCTGATGGAACAGCCTTCACCGGTATACTTCGCCTGCTTGACGACTCCATCCTCGAGCTGCAGCTGCAAGGAGATACGATCGCCGCATGTCGGATTGTTCAGGTTGACAGTAACCGCCTGATCGTCAAGCGTTCCGCGGTTGCGCGGGTTTTTGTAATGGTCCATGATGACCCTGCGGTATAAATCATCCAATTGCATAACCGAAGAACTCCTTTGTCTGGTGGAGGGCGTCAACGAGACGGTCGACGTCCTCTTCGGTATTGTATAAATAGAAGCTTGCTCTAGCCGTGGCCGAAGCATTCAACCAGCGCATAAGCGGCTGACAGCAATGATGCCCGGCGCGGATAGCAATGCCTTTCGTATCAAGTACAGTCGCCACGTCATGCGGATGAACCTCGCCAAGGTTGAAGGTTACAAGTCCGGCACGATCTTTGGCCGGTCCGTAGATGGTCAGTCCGTCTATTGCGCTCAGCCGCTCATAGGCGTAAGCCGACAGCTGATGCTCATGCCGCTCGATGGCGTCAAGCCCGATCTCCTGCAGGAAATCGATCGCTGCGCCAAGCCCGACTGCACCTGCGATAATAGGCGTACCGCCTTCGAATTTCCAAGGAAGCTCTTTCCAAGTCGATTCGTAGAGGTCGACATGGTCAATCATCTCGCCGCCGAATTCGATCGGCTCCATCTCCTCCAGCAGCGCTTTCTTGCCATAAAGCGCGCCGATACCGGTTGGGGCGCACATCTTGTGTCCTGAGAATGCATAGAAATCGCAATCCAGCTCCTGAACGTCGACCTTCATATGAGGCGTGCTCTGCGCACCGTCAACAACGATCTTGGCGCCGTGACGATGGGCGATTGCACCAATTTCTTTGATCGGATTAATGACACCCAGTACATTGGAAACATAAGTTAAAGAAACGATTTTCGTTCGATCTGTAATCGTCTTCTCGGCGTCTTCCAGGCTAATCGTGCCATCCGGCTGCAGCGGGATATACTTAAGCGTAGCACCGGTCGCTTTGGCCGCTTGCTGCCACGGGATCAAGTTGGAGTGATGCTCCATCGGCGTTATAACGATTTCATCGCCTTCGCCGCATACACTGCGCGCGTAACCTGATGCAACCAGATTGAGCGCAGTTGTTGTTCCGCGCGTGAATATAATTTGCTGCGGACTGCCAGCATTCAGAAAGGCGGCGACTTTCTCCCGGGCTCCCTCATAGGCGTCCGTCGCACGCGAGCCAAGCGTATGCACACCGCGGTGCACATTGGCATTGTCAAGCTCATAATACCGAGTCACCGCATCAATGACGGAACGCGGCTTCTGAGAAGATGCCGCGCTGTCCAGGTAAACGAGCGGATGCCCGTTTATTTCTTGATGCAGGATCGGAAACTGCTCCCGAATCGCCTGCACATTCATCCTTCCAGCTTCCTTTCAAGCAGACGCTGAAGCTGTTCCCGTACCGCGTCAATCGGAATCTCCGACACGACGGGCGCCAGGAAGCCGTGAATGATAAGTCTTTCAGCGTCCTGTTTTGTAATACCCCGGGACATCAAGTAGTAAACTTGCTCCGGGTTTACTTGACCGACGCTGGCCGCATGTCCGGCTTTAACGTCGTCTTCGTCGATCAGCAGAATAGGATTGGCGTCGCCGCGCGCTTTCGGACTCAGCATAAGCACTTTCTCCGCCTGGACTCCGTTCGCTTTCGTTGCGCCTTTTTCAATCTTGGTTATGCCGTTAATGATCGCCGTCGCCTGATCTTTCATGACAGCGCGCGTTACCATCATACTCTCGGAGCTGCGGCCGAAATGTATCGCGCCTGTCGTCAGACTCATCTGCTGCGAATTCGTACCGATGCTGATTACTTTCGCATCAGACGTTGAACCGTTGCCTTTCAGCACCGACTGCGTATCGGAAAGCGTATGTCCGTCATGCAGGTCGCCGATGATCCATTCGATACGGCCGTCATTCTCGACAATGGCCCTACGGATCGTCAGATCAACGATGTTGTCTGCCATATTATTTACCGTAGCGAAGCGAACATGCGCGCCCGGGTTTACGAAAACTTCAACGATCGCTTGTTTCGCGAGCGGTTGAGCTTTAGCCGCGTATGCGGTAGCGACGTTATCAACATAAGTAACGCGGCTGTTATTGTCTGCAACGATCAACAAGTGAGGCGAGAATGTCGCTTCCGCGTCATCGCTGAACAACAATCCCTGCAAAGGCAGCTCTACATCGACGTTCTTCGGCACATATAAGAATATACCGCCATTCCAAATCGCCGAATGAAGCGCCGTAAGCTTATTCTCGTCTTGACCGACTGCCTTGAACAGGTATTTCTGAACCAGCTCGGAATGCTCGCGAGCCGCAGTTTCCAAATCTGTAAAGATTACACCCTTTGCTTGCAGCTCAGGGGATAATTGACTGTATACCGCGCCTGAATTGCGCTGAACGACGAAACCCGCAGGCGCTTCGCCTGACAGCCCCCGTACGGCTTCAGGCAGTTCTTGAAGCGACTGAATAGCCGTTTGAGCCTTGTAAATGCCGACTGCCGCCAGGTTCCAGCGGTCGATGCGAATTTTTTCCGGTTTCGGCCATTCCAGCGTTTCAGCCAGTTCCGCGCCTTTGGCCCGGCTCGCTTCAAGCCATGAAGCTTCGCCCTTACTTTGTGACAACGCTTCGGCGGATTGGCGGTTCACCGGAGTCGAAATTTGTGTACTCATTATCGATGCTCCCCCTCCGCTAAACCTGTCCGACCGTTTCATCCACGATGCCGAGTTCTTCTTTAACCCAATCGTAACCTTCGTTTTCCAGACGCTGTGCAAGCTCCGGTCCGCCGGATTTAACGATACGGCCCTGCATCATGACGTGAACGAAGTCAGGCGTAATATAGTTAAGCAGCCGCTGATAGTGCGTTATGATCAGGAAGCCGCGCTCTTCGGAACGCATGCTGTTCACGCCGTTAGCCACAATCTTAAGAGCGTCGATGTCCAAACCGGAATCGATCTCGTCAAGAATGACGATTTTCGGATCGATCATCATCATTTGCAATATTTCGTTCCGCTTCTTCTCGCCGCCGGAGAACCCTTCGTTCAAGTAGCGGTGAGCGAATTCGGTGTTGATTTCAAGCTCTTTCATCTTGCTTTCCATTTGGCGGATAAATTTAATGAGCGAAATCTCGCTTCCTTCTTCGCGGCGGGCATTGATTGCGCTGCGCAGGAAATCGGAATTCGTGACGCCGGTGATTTCACTCGGATACTGCATGGCGAGAAATAAGCCGGCCCGGGCGCGTTCATCAACCGCCATCTCGAGCACATCTTCGCCGCCCAGCAGAACCTGGCCTTCAGTCACTTCGTATTTCGGATGCCCCATCAGAGCGGAAGCGAGTGTGCTTTTTCCGGTGCCGTTAGGTCCCATGATGGCATGTACTTCGCCGCCTTTTATTTCAAGGTTGATGCCTTTAAGTATCTCTTTGCCTTCGATCGCGGCTTTCAAACCGTCGATCTTGAATTGTGTTGCCATTGTAAAATGCTCCCTCCAATAGTTCGGTTGTTTCTGCTGAAACAATTCCTCTTTTATATTCATTCTAAATTGATTCTCATTGATTCTCAATACTTATTTTAGTATAAGTCTGTTTATAAATCAATAAAGCTTGCGCCCTTCATTAGTCATAAACCGTCGTTATAGGGTAAGCGCTGTGCGAATTTCCGACACTTGTTCATTGAACTGTTCATCCGTAAGCACCGGCTTCGCGTCCGCTGCGGCAATTCCGTCTTCAAGCGTTACCCACGATTTACAGCCGCTATAGGCCTCATGCATCGGGATTTCGACCGGCTGCTCCAATACGCTGACGCGCAGCAGCAGCAGATGTAACGGCTTGGTCTTTTTCCACTTGAGTCTCTCTTCGGCGAACGCATCGGTCCAGATATGGAATTCCCGGATACGGTCCAGTGTCTGCTGGTCGCGGATTTCGATATCGTCTACCGCCTCGGCGAAAGCGTTAATGCTTATGGTTTCCGCTTCCGGGCGCCAATGCGCCAATGTCTCGCCCACGCCGGACCGGTAAGCCTCCTTAAGCAGCTCGGGCTTTTGATGCTCATAGGCGGGGAGCAGGAAGAAGCTCCTTGTCATAAGCTGAAAATCCCTCGTTTCTTCGGCGATACCGCCCTTCCGCAGCACAAGGATCTGCTTGCCTTCGGCCAACGCTTTAACCGCTACCGCCCACTCCTTGAGGGCGATCCGCGGCTCCTGTTCGGGATGAATCATAGGTTGTCCCTCCAAACGGTTCATTTATCTAGTGTAACCATTATAACAAATGTCGCTATTCCAACGCGAAAAAATATTCGCTATACTTATTGAGGTCGGACCGTATTGATCGAATTAATCTATAATTAAATCGGAGGTGGACAAATTATGTCTGCTTATCATCCATTAAACGAAAAAGAAGCGATTGAAATCGCCCGCACTCTTGAAGGCATATTCCCGCCGGGCGCAAAGCTGAGCAGCCGCGAAATCGGCGACGGTAATTTAAACCTGGTTTTTCACATCTCGGATCCGGCAAGCGGCCGAAGCATTATTATGAAGCAGGCCCTTCCTTACGCTAAGGTCGTAGGCGAATCGTGGCCTCTAACATTGGACCGCGCGCGCATCGAGAGTGAAGCGCTTATTCTCGAAGGAAGGCTTGCGCCCGGTCTGGTTCCCGCCGTTTATAAGTACGATCCGGAGCTTGCCCTGACGATAATGGAAGACTTGAGCGATCACGTCATTATGCGCCGCGGCCTCATGGAGAACGGCCGGTACCCGCTGTTCGCCGACCACATTTCAACCTTTCTCGCCCGAACGCTGTTCTTCACATCGGATCTGGGGCTTAACCAGCAGGAGAAGAAACTCCGCGTACGCGACTTCATTAATCCGGAGCTGTGCAAAATTACGGAAGATCTGATCTTCGACCATCCCTACACGGATGCCGACACCAACAGCTTCGACGAAGCAATCCGCGACGAAGCCGAAGCGCTGCGCAGCGACGGCGCCCTCCACTACGAAGTGGCGCTGCTCAGGGAGAAGTTCCTGACGCAAGCGCAGGCGCTGCTCCATGGGGACCTGCATACCGGGAGCATCTTTATTACCCCGGCCTCGACGAAGGTTATAGACCCGGAGTTTGCTTATTATGGACCGATGGGCTTCGATATCGGAGCCGTAATCGCGAACCTGCTGCTGAACTTCGCAAGCCGGGAGCATTGGGATTCGGATGATGAATCGCGCCAGGAATACCGTACGTATTTAATTGAAACCGTCCAGGAGGTGTGGACGCAGTTCGACGCTAAATTCCGTTCCTTATGGAACGCAAATGGAATTGACCGTCTTGCCGCTGCTGCACCCGGTTATCAAGACGATTACATGCTCCGCTTGCTCAGAGACACGATTGGATTTACGGGCTGCAAAATGGTCCGCCGTATCGTTGGTTTGGCCCATGTCGCCGATATCGACCGCATTCCGGATGCTGCTGCGCGCGAGAGTGCCCAACGGCTATCGCTTGCAATCGGCAAATCGCTTATCAAATTGAATCGCAGCGCATCCTCAATTGATGAGCTGATCGATATTGCTCAGCGGTCTGCTGCATCACTTGAAGCGTAAAGAAAGGAATTATGCCAAATGAATAAAACTGATCATAACGCACTTCAATCCGTCATTTGGGCGGGCGACCGGCTTGACCTTCTCGATCAGCGGCTTCTGCCGGAAGAGGTCATCTATCTCCCGCTTGTTTCGGTGCAAGACGTTTGGGAAGCGATCCGGCACCTCAAGGTGCGCGGCGCCCCGGCAATCGGTATTGCCGCCGCTTACGGCGTCGTATTGGGAAGCCGGGACAGCGACAGCAAGGACAAGTGGCTGCAGTCGGTTAATGAGGCGGCCGGGTATCTTGCCACATCACGGCCGACGGCGGTTAATCTGTTCTGGGCGCTTGACCGGATGAAAGAACGGGCGGTTCAATTATCCGCCGGCGAATTTCA
This is a stretch of genomic DNA from Paenibacillus sp. sptzw28. It encodes these proteins:
- the sufD gene encoding Fe-S cluster assembly protein SufD, which translates into the protein MSTQISTPVNRQSAEALSQSKGEASWLEASRAKGAELAETLEWPKPEKIRIDRWNLAAVGIYKAQTAIQSLQELPEAVRGLSGEAPAGFVVQRNSGAVYSQLSPELQAKGVIFTDLETAAREHSELVQKYLFKAVGQDENKLTALHSAIWNGGIFLYVPKNVDVELPLQGLLFSDDAEATFSPHLLIVADNNSRVTYVDNVATAYAAKAQPLAKQAIVEVFVNPGAHVRFATVNNMADNIVDLTIRRAIVENDGRIEWIIGDLHDGHTLSDTQSVLKGNGSTSDAKVISIGTNSQQMSLTTGAIHFGRSSESMMVTRAVMKDQATAIINGITKIEKGATKANGVQAEKVLMLSPKARGDANPILLIDEDDVKAGHAASVGQVNPEQVYYLMSRGITKQDAERLIIHGFLAPVVSEIPIDAVREQLQRLLERKLEG
- a CDS encoding ThiF family adenylyltransferase; protein product: MTFENNNQEAAAAERYSRQIRFAPIGPEGQRGIGASRVAVVGMGALGSVAAQHLVRSGVGSVRLIDRDVLEWSNLQRQMLYTEEDVAALLPKAAAAASRLGSINSAVKIEPVIADLSNNNAEQLLGGVDLIIDGSDNFSVRYLINDVSLKLNIPWIYGGVIGASGMTMSFIPGKTPCFRCLFPEAPAAGSVDTCETAGVISPAVDIIASLQAGEAIKMLSGNADVMHGTLLQIDLWHNRWMPLNVSQSKRADCPACAEQRFEHLEEGSIEPAAASLCGRNTIQITPGRTTAILLEELAVRLSRIGKVERNPFLIRFQRDKDITAVLFKDGRALIQGTNDPVTAKRVYNEIFGM
- the sufU gene encoding Fe-S cluster assembly sulfur transfer protein SufU; its protein translation is MQLDDLYRRVIMDHYKNPRNRGTLDDQAVTVNLNNPTCGDRISLQLQLEDGVVKQAKYTGEGCSISMSSASMMTEAVKGKTIDQALALAEKFSGFIKGETAEFEELEDIEALSGVSKFPARIKCATLSWNALRKGIENQKQQ
- a CDS encoding cysteine desulfurase, giving the protein MNVQAIREQFPILHQEINGHPLVYLDSAASSQKPRSVIDAVTRYYELDNANVHRGVHTLGSRATDAYEGAREKVAAFLNAGSPQQIIFTRGTTTALNLVASGYARSVCGEGDEIVITPMEHHSNLIPWQQAAKATGATLKYIPLQPDGTISLEDAEKTITDRTKIVSLTYVSNVLGVINPIKEIGAIAHRHGAKIVVDGAQSTPHMKVDVQELDCDFYAFSGHKMCAPTGIGALYGKKALLEEMEPIEFGGEMIDHVDLYESTWKELPWKFEGGTPIIAGAVGLGAAIDFLQEIGLDAIERHEHQLSAYAYERLSAIDGLTIYGPAKDRAGLVTFNLGEVHPHDVATVLDTKGIAIRAGHHCCQPLMRWLNASATARASFYLYNTEEDVDRLVDALHQTKEFFGYAIG
- the sufC gene encoding Fe-S cluster assembly ATPase SufC, which encodes MATQFKIDGLKAAIEGKEILKGINLEIKGGEVHAIMGPNGTGKSTLASALMGHPKYEVTEGQVLLGGEDVLEMAVDERARAGLFLAMQYPSEITGVTNSDFLRSAINARREEGSEISLIKFIRQMESKMKELEINTEFAHRYLNEGFSGGEKKRNEILQMMMIDPKIVILDEIDSGLDIDALKIVANGVNSMRSEERGFLIITHYQRLLNYITPDFVHVMMQGRIVKSGGPELAQRLENEGYDWVKEELGIVDETVGQV
- the mtnK gene encoding S-methyl-5-thioribose kinase — encoded protein: MSAYHPLNEKEAIEIARTLEGIFPPGAKLSSREIGDGNLNLVFHISDPASGRSIIMKQALPYAKVVGESWPLTLDRARIESEALILEGRLAPGLVPAVYKYDPELALTIMEDLSDHVIMRRGLMENGRYPLFADHISTFLARTLFFTSDLGLNQQEKKLRVRDFINPELCKITEDLIFDHPYTDADTNSFDEAIRDEAEALRSDGALHYEVALLREKFLTQAQALLHGDLHTGSIFITPASTKVIDPEFAYYGPMGFDIGAVIANLLLNFASREHWDSDDESRQEYRTYLIETVQEVWTQFDAKFRSLWNANGIDRLAAAAPGYQDDYMLRLLRDTIGFTGCKMVRRIVGLAHVADIDRIPDAAARESAQRLSLAIGKSLIKLNRSASSIDELIDIAQRSAASLEA
- a CDS encoding HD-GYP domain-containing protein, which produces MRVHVTELQNGDRLSNDTFNLYGLHVLSKGTELFGVEISKLFQHQIEYVDINTRSEELPFDSTLASGINPKWLPTLEPTYKNAVSGCEQLFTDALKSGKIYEEDLVETFQPLVDNFKLERDVVSMLLLLNTKDDYTYQHSVQVGMLSYYLAGWLGFDQQQSVKAGQAGFLHDIGKCKIKSEVLNKPDRLTSEEFEIIKQHTVYGHQIIMESFGETTPAIVALQHHERIDGTGYPNRITGEQMHPVSKIVAVSDVYSAMISSRVYQEKRDLLIVLKELYRMSFAELDPATTHTFIKHMIPNFIGKRVELTSGESGTIVMTHPSEFFRPLVQIDQSFIDLSVDRSLEVKQVFM
- a CDS encoding molybdenum cofactor biosynthesis protein MoaE, whose amino-acid sequence is MDIKWNIQLFAGLSERFGQPTITLNLRQEQLTVIDLKLALIERYPAHETLIQVSFVACNQSYAADGDTINASDELALLPPVSGGEDSPGGIHQSAGSARYLITAEPLSVEAVTAEVIVPGHGAALTFTGTTREWTQGLRTVRLEYEAYVPMALKTLHQIGEEIAERWSGAQCAIAHRIGVVGIAEISVVIAVSAPHRDTCYEASRYAIERLKQIVPIWKREIWEDGSEWKGHQQGPWNPAAPLHP
- the sufB gene encoding Fe-S cluster assembly protein SufB, yielding MAKQMPDLEDYKYGFRDEHKSIFQSGKGLTPEIVRTISEMKNEPSWMLDFRLKSLEQFRKMEMPRWGGNMDDLDFNDIQYYVKPSEKQGKTWEEVPSEIKETFDKLGIPEAEQKFLAGVSAQYESEVVYHSMQEDLEKQGVIFTDTDTALREYPEIFREYFGTIIPPNDNKFAALNSAVWSGGSFIYVPKGVKCEVPLQAYFRINSENMGQFERTLIIADEDSFVHYVEGCTAPIYSTNSLHSAVVEIIVKKNARARYTTIQNWAPNIYNLVTKRAVAEENATMEWVDGNIGSKLTMKYPAVVLKGRGAKGMVLSIAVAGKGQHQDAGAKMIHLAPDTTSTIVSKSISKHGGKVTYRGLASFGRNSEGSKANIKCDTLILDNQSTSDTIPYNEIMNDNITLEHEATVSKVSEDQLFYLMSRGLTEAEATQMIVMGFIEPFTKELPMEYAVEMNRLIKFEMEGSIG
- a CDS encoding DUF1802 family protein yields the protein MIHPEQEPRIALKEWAVAVKALAEGKQILVLRKGGIAEETRDFQLMTRSFFLLPAYEHQKPELLKEAYRSGVGETLAHWRPEAETISINAFAEAVDDIEIRDQQTLDRIREFHIWTDAFAEERLKWKKTKPLHLLLLRVSVLEQPVEIPMHEAYSGCKSWVTLEDGIAAADAKPVLTDEQFNEQVSEIRTALTL